One Aegilops tauschii subsp. strangulata cultivar AL8/78 chromosome 7, Aet v6.0, whole genome shotgun sequence genomic window carries:
- the LOC109737442 gene encoding malonyl-coenzyme:anthocyanin 5-O-glucoside-6'''-O-malonyltransferase, giving the protein MFTNSLEGATDHCPSATRKGRAESIVQPSKAMAPGLNPLTVLEHCQVSPSPSPPAGKPRTLPLTFFDLVFWDVPPVQRLFFYDNADLLGAPEFLLQELPLFEKSLAAALHHFYPLAGTLVCRIPEAGAPQVVFSDGDSVRLTVAVGGDDFQDLAGDHARDTARLRPLLPSLPRHGGGGGGSRCSTQDVFAVQLTVFPHAGLCIGTTLHHAVADGSSYVHFMRTWAAIHRLGPECGGKWAAPPLFDRSVVRDDNGLREVFLRDHRALAAAGGKRLHDWDLSQRPGAADLATFRFTDMLLRGLGRQVESETSARRCSPYALACGAVWAGIVHARGSSASFGFVTGCKPRATPPVPENYFGNCLGLCRVGKEEEAKLSGGLTAATASVAIWRAIEGLAEQGRVFRDARGWVRLVREYASARAVTVAGSPKLVVYAATDLGAPWGRPRKVEIVSVERTGALALAESGRDGDGGIEVGLALPRGEMEAFRAFYHDLVATASSYEAAT; this is encoded by the coding sequence ATGTTCACAAATTCGTTGGAGGGCGCCACTGACCACTGTCCATCGGCTACGAGAAAAGGTAGGGCGGAATCGATAGTCCAACCGTCCAAGGCGATGGCGCCCGGGCTTAACCCTTTGACGGTCCTGGAGCACTGCCAGgtctcgccgtcgccgtcgccaccgGCCGGGAAGCCACGGACACTGCCGCTCACATTCTTTGACCTCGTCTTCTGGGACGTCCCGCCCGTGCAGCGTCTCTTCTTCTACGACAACGCCGACCTCCTGGGCGCCCCCGAGTTCCTCCTCCAGGAGCTGCCCCTGTTCGAGAAGTCCCTGGCCGCCGCGCTGCACCACTTCTATCCCTTGGCCGGGACGCTGGTGTGCAGAATACCGGAGGCCGGGGCACCCCAAGTCGTGTTCTCCGACGGAGACTCTGTCCGCCTGACGGTTGCGGTCGGCGGCGACGACTTCCAGGACCTCGCCGGCGACCACGCGCGCGACACCGCGAGGCTCCGTCCGCTGCTGCCTTCTCTGCCgagacacggcggcggcggcggcggctctcgATGCAGCACGCAGGACGTCTTTGCCGTCCAGCTCACCGTGTTCCCTCACGCCGGTTTGTGCATTGGCACGACGCTACACCACGCCGTGGCCGACGGTTCCAGCTACGTGCACTTCATGAGGACGTGGGCCGCCATCCACCGCCTCGGCCCCGAGTGCGGCGGGAAGTGGGCCGCGCCCCCGCTGTTCGACCGCAGCGTCGTGCGAGACGATAATGGGCTCCGCGAGGTGTTTCTCCGCGACCACCGGGCTCTCGCGGCGGCCGGCGGCAAGCGGCTCCACGACTGGGACCTCAGTCAACGTCCGGGCGCCGCTGACCTCGCGACGTTCCGGTTCACGGACATGCTGCTCCGTGGGCTCGGAAGGCAGGTGGAGTCGGAGACCTCGGCGCGGCGGTGCTCGCCCTACGCGCTGGCTTGCGGTGCTGTGTGGGCAGGCATCGTGCACGCGCGCGGCAGCAGCGCCAGCTTCGGGTTCGTGACCGGGTGCAAGCCCCGCGCGACACCGCCGGTACCGGAAAACTACTTCGGCAACTGCCTGGGGCTCTGCCGCgtggggaaggaggaggaggcgaagcTGAGCGGCGGCCTCACCGCGGCCACGGCCTCCGTGGCGATCTGGCGGGCGATCGAGGGGCTCGCGGAGCAGGGGCGGGTGTTCCGGGACGCGCGCGGCTGGGTGCGGCTGGTGCGGGAGTACGCGTCGGCGCGCGCGGTGACCGTGGCCGGGTCGCCGAAGCTGGTCGTGTACGCGGCGACGGATCTGGGAGCGCCGTGGGGACGGCCCCGGAAGGTGGAGATCGTCTCGGTGGAGCGGACGGGCGCGCTTGCGCTGGCGGAGAGCGGCCGCGACGGGGACGGCGGCATCGAGGTCGGGCTGGCGCTGCCGCGCGGCGAGATGGAGGCGTTCCGCGCGTTCTACCACGACCTGGTTGCCACAGCGTCGTCGTACGAAGCAGCGACCTGA